From one Malus sylvestris chromosome 1, drMalSylv7.2, whole genome shotgun sequence genomic stretch:
- the LOC126623764 gene encoding sorting nexin 2A-like, translating into MMRQENHGDQEADLHASQDDMESLVLDEPPSSNGQSSPSASTSVDRHSATATTATSSQGFSSILEPPSYADAIFTSFDSSSSNGHESPRPSSYQSEPPTRSEFLKIWVSDPQKELELNNSLVPGGTSYYTYLITTRTNIPEYGGPGSEFTLRRRFKDVVTLSDRLSESFRGFFIPIRPDKSVVEGQVMQIEQFVELRRAALAKYLNKLAVHPTIKKSEELRLFLVVKGKLPLTRSIDVASRMLDGAVRLPRQLTGEVAVVTDVNEAAQPAKGGRDLLRIFRELKQAVVNDWGGVKPMAVEDDKEFLERKEKVAEFEQQLSNLSQQAESLVKAQQDMGETLGELGLAFVKLTKLETEGAMFEPQTIRANDMKNVATASVKASRLYRELNAQTVKHLDKLHEYLGVMLAVNSAFSDRSSALLTVQTLSSELVSLQSRIEKLEAAASKVFGGDRSRMRKIEELKETLKISEDAKSCAIREYERIKENNRSELERLDRERHEDFMGMLRGFVLNQAGYAEKMANTWEKLAEETSGYANDAS; encoded by the exons ATGATGAGGCAGGAAAACCACGGCGACCAGGAGGCCGACCTACATGCATCCCAAGATGACATGGAATCTCTCGTCCTTGACGAGCCTCCCTCATCCAACGGCCAATCCTCGCCCTCCGCGTCCACCTCCGTGGACCGCCACTCCGCCACCGCAACAACAGCCACATCCTCGCAAGGCTTCAGTTCCATCCTTGAACCCCCGTCTTACGCCGACGCCATCTTCACCTCGTTCGATTCCTCCTCATCCAACGGCCACGAAAGCCCTAGGCCCTCATCTTATCAATCGGAGCCTCCGACAAGATCCGAATTTCTCAAGATATGGGTCTCGGACCCTCAGAAGGAGCTCGAGCTCAACAATTCGCTTGTTCCCGGCGGGACCTCGTACTACACGTACCTGATCACCACTCGGACCAATATCCCCGAGTACGGCGGGCCCGGATCCGAATTCACCCTACGGAGGCGGTTCAAGGACGTGGTGACGCTGTCGGACCGGCTATCCGAATCGTTCCGCGGGTTCTTCATCCCGATCCGACCCGATAAGAGTGTGGTGGAGGGCCAGGTGATGCAAATCGAGCAGTTCGTGGAGCTGCGGAGGGCGGCACTGGCGAAGTACCTGAACAAGCTCGCGGTGCATCCGACGATCAAGAAGAGCGAGGAGCTGAGGCTGTTTTTGGTGGTGAAGGGGAAGCTACCGCTAACAAGGAGCATCGACGTGGCGTCGCGGATGCTCGATGGAGCAGTGAGGTTACCAAGGCAGCTGACGGGGGAGGTGGCTGTCGTGACAGATGTGAATGAGGCTGCGCAGCCGGCCAAGGGCGGCAGGGACTTGCTGAGGATCTTCAGGGAGCTGAAGCAGGCAGTGGTGAACGATTGGGGCGGAGTGAAGCCAATGGCGGTTGAGGACGATAAGGAATTTTtggagaggaaggagaaggtggCGGAGTTTGAGCAGCAGCTTAGCAATTTGTCTCAGCAG GCTGAATCACTAGTAAAAGCTCAGCAGGACATGGGAGAGACTCTGGGGGAATTGGGGTTGGCATTTGTGAAGCTGACCAAGCTTGAGACGGAGGGAGCCATGTTCGAACCTCAAACAATACGAGCCAATGACATGAAAAATGTGGCTACTGCTTCTGTTAAAGCTAGCCGATTGTACCGGGAGTTAAATGCGCAAACGGTCAAACATTTG GACAAACTACATGAATATCTTGGAGTAATGCTGGCAGTCAATAGTGCATTTTCAGACAGATCAAGTGCTTTACTGACGGTTCAGACTCTTTCATCGGAATTAGTTTCGTTGCAGTCCAGGATTGAGAAGCTTGAAGCTGCAGCATCCAAAGTATTTGGTGGAGACAGGTCCAGGATGCGGAAAATAGAGGAGCTTAAAGAAACTTTAAAGATTAGTGAGGATGCTAAATCTTGTGCAATCAGAGAGTATGAACGCATCAAG GAAAATAACAGGAGTGAGCTCGAAAGGCTTGACAGAGAGAGGCACGAGGACTTCATGGGCATGCTGAGAGGATTTGTTCTTAACCAG GCTGGATACGCGGAAAAGATGGCGAATACTTGGGAGAAGCTTGCTGAAGAAACAAGCGGGTATGCGAATGATGCCAGCTGA